The sequence GATTAAAACAGTATCCAAGCGTTTCTTTGTATCTTCAATTTTTTGTTGGGTTTCTTTAAGTTTGCCCATCATTCCCATTAAATCCATTTTTCTTGCTTTTTTAAATTATTTCAGACAAAATTAGTATATTGCTATGGTAAATCAATAGAATATTTTATGAAAAAATTAATTTTCGTTCTCTTTTGATTGTACTACTTTTGCCTCTTCGTATTTAAAAATAAATGCTCAATCAATGCAAAACAACATAATTGCCCCAAAGGCGAAAGAAATTCCAAAAAAACTCAAAAAGCATAAAGAAATCAGAGTTGACAATTATTTTTGGCTGAATGACCGTGAAAATTCAGAAGTAATTGATTATCTGAACAAAGAAAACGAATATTACCAAAATATGACTGCCCATACTAAAGATTTGCAAGAATCATTGTATGAGGAAATGAAAAGTAGAATCAAGGAAGACGATTCATCTGTTCCTTATTTTTATAACGGTTATTTCTACATCACACGTTTTGAAACTGGTCAAGATTATCCAATTTTTGCTAGAAAAAAAGGAAGTCTTTCGGCAGATGAAGAAATTTTGTTCAATTGCAACGAATTGGCAAAAGGACATGCTTATTTCAAATTAGGTGGTTTAAGCATTAGTCCGGATAATAAATTTGCAAGTTTTGGAATTGATATTGTTGGCAGAAGAATTTATACAGTTCAAGTTAAAAACTTAGAAACGGGAGAAATCTTGTCAGACAAAATCGAAAATGCGACTGGAAGTTCTGTTTGGGCAAATGACAATAATACTTTATTTTACACCAGACAAGATGAAGTTACGTTGAGAGCAGACAAAATCTTCAGACATAAATTAAACACAGATTCTGCAGCTGATGTTTTGGTTTATAACGAAGTCGATGACACATTTAATGTTTCGGTACATAAAGAAAAATCAAAAAAATATATCGTTATCAGTTCTGGAAGTACTTTAACGACAGAATATAGAATTTTGAATTCTGATAATCCAGATGGTGAGTTTGAAGTGTTTCAGCCTCGTGTGCGCGGATTGGAATATAGTATTTCGCATTTTGAAGATTCGTTTTATGTGTTGACGAATAAAGATAAAGCGACCAATTTCAAACTGATGAAAACGCCTGAGAATAAAACAGGAAAAAGAAATTGGGTTGATGTTATTCCGCACAGAGAAGACGTTTTGTTGGAAGATATTGAAATCTTTAAAAACTATTTAGTTGTAGAAGAACGCTCAAACGGTTTGAATCATATCCGAATAATGCCTTGGAATGGCGAGCCAGATTATTATTTGCCATTTGGAAGCGAAACTTACAATGCTTTCACGAC comes from Flavobacterium sp. KACC 22761 and encodes:
- a CDS encoding S9 family peptidase, with the translated sequence MQNNIIAPKAKEIPKKLKKHKEIRVDNYFWLNDRENSEVIDYLNKENEYYQNMTAHTKDLQESLYEEMKSRIKEDDSSVPYFYNGYFYITRFETGQDYPIFARKKGSLSADEEILFNCNELAKGHAYFKLGGLSISPDNKFASFGIDIVGRRIYTVQVKNLETGEILSDKIENATGSSVWANDNNTLFYTRQDEVTLRADKIFRHKLNTDSAADVLVYNEVDDTFNVSVHKEKSKKYIVISSGSTLTTEYRILNSDNPDGEFEVFQPRVRGLEYSISHFEDSFYVLTNKDKATNFKLMKTPENKTGKRNWVDVIPHREDVLLEDIEIFKNYLVVEERSNGLNHIRIMPWNGEPDYYLPFGSETYNAFTTTNIDFDTDILRYSYQSLATPSSVIDFNMKTKTKEILKEQQVLGGKFDKENYIEERIWATARDGVKVPISMIYKKGLEKNGKNPLLLYAYGSYGITMDAYFSSTRLSLLDRGFVYAIAHIRGGEDLGRQWYEDGKLLKKKNTFTDFIDCSKFVINEKYTSSEHLYAEGGSAGGLLMGVIVNEAPQLYNGVIAQVPFVDVITTMLDDTIPLTTGEYDEWGNPNNKKYYDYMLSYSPYDNVKAQDYPNMYVSTGLHDSQVQYWEPAKWVAKLRNTKTNEKLLFLDTNMDAGHGGASGRFEALKDLAKEFSFLLDLEKIKS